TTGAGGTAGAAGCACTGCTCAGGCACGTCATCTAGTTCGCCTGCCAGGATCATATTGAAGCCCTTGATACTGTCTTCCAGGCTGACGTACTTCCCAGGGGAGCCGGTAAAGACTTCAGCGACGAAGAAGGGCTGGGAGAGGAAGCGCTCGATTTTACGAGCCCGAGCTACGGTTAGCCGGTCGTCCTCAGACAGCTCATCTAGGCCCAGAATGGCAATGATGTCCTGCAGTTCCTTATAGCGCTGTAGGTTTGCCTGAACCGCACGGGCCGTGCGGTAGTGCTCCTCACCTACAATGCTGGGCTGAAGCATTGTAGAGGTAGAATCTAGCGGATCTACCGCAGGGTAAATACCCTTAGACGCCAGACCCCGAGAGAGTACGGTGGTGGCATCTAGGTGGGCAAAGGTCGTTGCAGGAGCTGGGTCAGTCAAGTCGTCTGCAGGAACGTAGACTGCCTGAATCGAAGTAATCGATCCTTCTAGAGTCGAGGTGATACGCTCTTGCAGAATGCCCATCTCGTTACCTAGAGTGGGCTGGTATCCCACAGCAGAAGGCATCCGGCCTAGCAGAGCAGACACTTCAGAGCCAGCCTGCACAAAGCGGAAGATGTTGTCGATGAACAGCAGCACGTCCTGCTTATTCACGTCCCGGAAATACTCGGCCATCGTCAGAGCCGACAGACCTACCCGCATCCGGGCTCCGGGGGGCTCGTTCATTTGACCGTAGACCAGGGCAACCTTGGACTGCCCTAGGTCGTCGGCATTGATTACGCCCGATTCAATAAATTCGTTGTAGAGGTCGTTACCTTCGCGGGTGCGCTCACCCACGCCGCCGAATACAGACACGCCACCGTGCTCTTTGGCGATGTTATTAATCAGTTCCTGAATCAGAACGGTTTTGCCCACACCAGCACCGCCAAACAGGCCGACTTTGCCGCCTCGACGATAGGGAGCCAGTAGGTCAATAACCTTAATTCCGGTTTCAAATACTGAAGGCTTGGTTTCCAGTTCCGTTAGCTTAGGAGCATTGCGGTGAATGGGAGAGGTCACTTCAGCGTTAACCGGACCTTTTTCGTCTACAGGCTCGCCCAGCACGTTAAAAATCCGGCCTAGGGTTGCTGCACCGACAGGAACGCTGATGGGAGCACCGGTATCAACGGCTTCCATGCCGCGCACCATCCCATCGGTGGAGCTCATGGCAACAGCCCGCACTTGGGAATCGCCCAGAAGCTGTTGAACTTCACAGGTTACAGAAACTTCGGTGCCTGCCGGGTTGGTTCCCCGAACTTTGAGGGCGTTGTAGATCTTGGGAAGCTGGC
The window above is part of the Pseudanabaena sp. FACHB-2040 genome. Proteins encoded here:
- the atpD gene encoding F0F1 ATP synthase subunit beta, encoding MVTTAEKTNIGYITQIIGPVVDVKFASGQLPKIYNALKVRGTNPAGTEVSVTCEVQQLLGDSQVRAVAMSSTDGMVRGMEAVDTGAPISVPVGAATLGRIFNVLGEPVDEKGPVNAEVTSPIHRNAPKLTELETKPSVFETGIKVIDLLAPYRRGGKVGLFGGAGVGKTVLIQELINNIAKEHGGVSVFGGVGERTREGNDLYNEFIESGVINADDLGQSKVALVYGQMNEPPGARMRVGLSALTMAEYFRDVNKQDVLLFIDNIFRFVQAGSEVSALLGRMPSAVGYQPTLGNEMGILQERITSTLEGSITSIQAVYVPADDLTDPAPATTFAHLDATTVLSRGLASKGIYPAVDPLDSTSTMLQPSIVGEEHYRTARAVQANLQRYKELQDIIAILGLDELSEDDRLTVARARKIERFLSQPFFVAEVFTGSPGKYVSLEDSIKGFNMILAGELDDVPEQCFYLKGGIDEVIAAAEKLKSAS